A DNA window from Mucilaginibacter xinganensis contains the following coding sequences:
- a CDS encoding HAMP domain-containing sensor histidine kinase codes for MTIKNKLRAGFSFLFMLSLLCCGLSIYFLNRLSADARNILKDNYKTVVFTKNIGVALDAADGPLNTAQTTLIEKNLTQQEHNITEPGERQLTDSLRARYEKLKKAQNDPAQITVLKGDMKRLLFGIMQLNLNAIDHKDTRAKGTADRAILLVAFTASFLFLVAFSFVVNFPSYIANPLRELTARIKEVSNRNYHQQLDFKSNDEFGELARAFNTMTLKLDEYENSNLASILFEKKRIETIINSMQDAIIGLDEKSVIIFANQVACSLIGLPEKSITGKYAPDVALENDLLRNLLINDQPKMKIYADNRESFYSKAVLSIVSKDKVIGSVIILKNITEFQQMDEAKTNFIATISHELKTPISSIKMSLKLLEDSRIGAVNTEQRQLLENIDEDARRLLQITAELLDMAQAETGKLNLHFGSTHPQNIVDYTIKALKTTAEQKHITINVKCAQNLPDVHADLDKSTWVLINLLSNAIKYSHEKSVVDLVVKKHHNDEVEFSVEDHGRGIDQQYLSRIFDRYFKVPGTTTDQTGTGLGLAIAKDFIEAQAGKIGVESELGEGSRFYFTLKMAGKN; via the coding sequence ATGACTATAAAAAATAAACTCCGCGCCGGCTTCAGCTTTTTGTTCATGTTGTCACTTTTGTGCTGCGGCCTATCTATTTACTTTCTGAACAGGCTCTCTGCCGATGCCCGAAACATCTTAAAAGACAACTACAAAACGGTTGTATTCACTAAGAACATCGGCGTGGCGCTGGATGCCGCTGACGGGCCGCTAAATACGGCGCAAACAACGCTTATCGAGAAAAACCTAACTCAGCAGGAGCATAACATCACCGAGCCTGGCGAGCGGCAACTTACCGACTCTTTGCGCGCACGCTACGAAAAACTAAAAAAGGCACAAAATGATCCCGCACAAATAACCGTGTTAAAAGGCGATATGAAAAGATTGCTGTTCGGTATAATGCAGCTTAACTTAAACGCCATCGATCATAAAGATACCCGGGCAAAAGGCACGGCAGACAGGGCGATATTGCTGGTTGCGTTTACAGCTTCATTTTTATTCCTTGTTGCATTTAGCTTTGTGGTTAACTTCCCCAGCTACATTGCCAACCCGTTGCGGGAGCTAACCGCGCGGATAAAGGAAGTTTCTAACCGCAATTATCACCAGCAGCTGGATTTTAAATCAAACGATGAATTTGGCGAACTTGCCCGTGCATTTAACACCATGACCCTAAAACTTGATGAATATGAGAACAGTAACCTGGCCAGTATTTTATTTGAGAAAAAAAGGATAGAAACCATCATCAATTCCATGCAGGATGCGATCATAGGTCTTGACGAAAAATCGGTGATCATATTTGCCAACCAGGTTGCTTGCTCACTTATTGGCTTGCCCGAAAAAAGTATTACCGGCAAATATGCGCCCGATGTAGCCCTGGAAAATGACCTTTTACGCAACCTGCTGATAAACGATCAACCCAAAATGAAGATCTATGCTGATAACCGCGAAAGCTTTTATTCAAAAGCGGTATTATCAATTGTAAGCAAAGACAAAGTGATAGGAAGTGTTATCATCTTAAAAAACATTACCGAGTTTCAGCAAATGGATGAGGCTAAAACAAATTTTATAGCAACCATATCGCACGAACTGAAAACACCTATCTCATCCATAAAAATGAGTTTAAAATTACTGGAAGATAGCCGTATTGGCGCGGTAAATACTGAGCAGCGCCAACTGCTGGAGAACATTGATGAGGATGCCCGCAGGCTATTGCAAATAACTGCCGAATTGCTTGATATGGCGCAAGCTGAAACCGGAAAGCTGAACCTGCATTTTGGCAGCACGCATCCACAAAACATTGTCGATTATACCATTAAGGCATTAAAAACCACCGCGGAGCAAAAACATATTACCATTAATGTAAAATGCGCTCAAAACCTTCCTGATGTGCATGCCGACCTGGATAAATCTACCTGGGTACTTATAAACCTGCTTTCAAACGCCATCAAATACAGCCATGAAAAATCGGTAGTTGATCTTGTTGTAAAAAAACATCACAATGATGAAGTGGAATTTTCAGTGGAGGACCATGGCCGCGGGATAGATCAACAATATTTATCAAGGATTTTCGACAGGTACTTTAAGGTGCCCGGGACTACTACAGATCAAACAGGCACGGGCCTTGGCCTTGCTATTGCTAAAGATTTTATTGAAGCACAGGCAGGTAAAATTGGCGTTGAAAGCGAACTGGGTGAAGGCAGCCGGTTTTATTTCACCTTAAAAATGGCAGGCAAAAACTAA
- a CDS encoding histidine kinase codes for MSEENKEQSVEHFLELIKRSRRGKFKIYIGMSAGVGKTYRMLLEAQTLLRNGIDVKIGYVETHKRKETEALLNGLPVIPRRKLFYKGKELDEMDLHAIINLRPEVVIVDELAHTNIEGSQNEKRWQDVVEILNAGINVISAVNIQHIESLNSEVEKITGAAINERIPDKVLQMADEVVNIDLTADELIDRLKEGKIYDEKKIPIALNNFFQAERILQLRELALREVAHQVNRKIDVEVPKNIKLRAELFLACISTNEASAKIIIRKTARLASYYRSKWYLLYVQTSNESSDKINLASQRHLINNMKLATQLGGEVLKIKSDNIAKTIWETAEKYDITTICLGKPHFKFYQLVLKTAVFTQLLNKMSQTHIDLVILS; via the coding sequence ATGTCAGAAGAAAACAAAGAACAATCGGTTGAGCATTTTCTTGAACTGATAAAGCGGTCGAGGCGCGGCAAGTTTAAGATCTATATCGGCATGAGCGCCGGTGTGGGTAAAACTTACCGCATGCTTTTAGAAGCACAAACCTTGCTGCGCAATGGTATTGACGTAAAGATCGGTTATGTTGAAACGCATAAACGCAAAGAAACCGAGGCGTTGCTTAACGGCTTACCGGTAATACCCCGCCGCAAACTTTTTTACAAAGGTAAAGAGCTGGATGAAATGGACTTGCATGCCATTATTAACCTTCGGCCCGAGGTGGTAATTGTTGATGAACTTGCGCATACCAATATTGAAGGCAGCCAAAATGAAAAACGCTGGCAGGATGTGGTTGAAATTTTAAATGCAGGAATCAACGTAATTAGCGCGGTTAATATTCAGCATATTGAAAGCCTTAACAGTGAAGTAGAAAAAATAACCGGGGCAGCTATCAACGAACGTATTCCCGATAAGGTTTTGCAAATGGCCGACGAAGTTGTAAATATTGACCTTACGGCAGATGAACTTATTGACCGCTTAAAGGAGGGAAAGATCTATGATGAGAAAAAGATCCCGATTGCTTTGAATAACTTCTTTCAGGCCGAAAGGATCCTTCAATTGCGGGAACTTGCCCTGCGTGAGGTTGCCCACCAGGTAAACCGCAAAATAGACGTGGAGGTTCCCAAAAATATTAAGCTGCGCGCCGAACTTTTTTTAGCCTGTATCAGTACCAATGAAGCATCTGCAAAGATCATCATCCGCAAAACGGCAAGGCTGGCATCTTATTATCGCTCGAAGTGGTATCTGCTGTATGTGCAAACATCAAATGAGAGCAGCGATAAAATAAACCTGGCGTCGCAGCGACACCTTATCAATAACATGAAATTAGCCACACAGTTGGGCGGCGAAGTGCTGAAAATAAAAAGTGATAATATTGCCAAAACTATTTGGGAAACAGCCGAGAAATACGACATTACTACCATATGCCTCGGAAAACCGCACTTTAAATTTTACCAATTGGTTTTAAAAACAGCTGTGTTTACACAGCTATTAAACAAAATGTCACAAACGCATATTGATCTTGTAATACTATCATGA
- a CDS encoding acyltransferase family protein: MTTKQTLNPLSTRLLSLDFLRGFIMVLLAIESTGMYDYLYEHSHNSFIEQFTHHPWHGLHFWDLVQPAFMFMAGVAMAFSLNKQWANGTTWNQSFKKTLKRCGWLFFWGVLDYAVRPKGLSFELWDVLTQLSFTTLVAFLIFRWSSLAQIGVCIGLLVLTEILYRFTHVPGFDQPFTDQHNFGNYIDLLLMNKINNGGWVAINCIPTAVHTIAGALAGKLLLSSNHHKLRQLILWGLACLVLGYGFDLLNITPIIKRIATTSFTIAALGWCLWFLAISYWWVDVLGHRKYLTFFTIVGMNSIFIYLFFEIVGSRWFNGYIGCISNGILSWFNAGELLKVIVASACIFGLEWLLCYFLYRKKVFFKL; encoded by the coding sequence ATGACTACAAAGCAAACACTAAACCCATTATCCACCCGCCTGCTTTCCCTCGATTTTCTTCGCGGCTTTATCATGGTTCTACTGGCCATCGAATCAACAGGAATGTATGATTATTTATATGAGCATTCACACAATAGTTTTATTGAACAATTCACCCATCATCCCTGGCACGGCCTCCACTTTTGGGATCTGGTGCAGCCGGCGTTCATGTTTATGGCAGGGGTAGCAATGGCTTTTTCATTGAATAAACAATGGGCGAACGGGACCACCTGGAACCAGAGTTTTAAAAAAACACTAAAACGTTGTGGCTGGCTGTTTTTTTGGGGTGTGCTGGATTACGCTGTTCGCCCGAAGGGTTTATCATTCGAATTATGGGATGTACTTACCCAGCTTTCTTTTACCACGTTGGTAGCTTTCCTCATTTTCAGGTGGAGCTCGCTGGCACAGATAGGCGTATGCATAGGTTTGTTGGTGCTCACCGAAATATTGTACCGGTTTACGCACGTGCCCGGCTTCGATCAACCGTTTACCGACCAGCATAACTTTGGTAATTACATCGACCTGCTGCTGATGAATAAGATAAACAATGGCGGATGGGTAGCCATAAACTGCATCCCAACTGCTGTGCACACCATTGCCGGCGCATTGGCCGGGAAGTTGCTATTGAGCAGCAATCATCATAAATTAAGGCAGCTCATCCTTTGGGGATTGGCCTGCCTGGTGTTAGGTTATGGGTTCGACTTGTTAAACATCACGCCGATCATCAAACGCATAGCAACGACATCATTCACTATAGCTGCGTTAGGCTGGTGCCTGTGGTTTTTGGCTATCAGCTATTGGTGGGTTGATGTACTGGGCCACCGTAAGTATTTAACTTTTTTCACCATTGTAGGCATGAATTCCATTTTCATATACCTGTTTTTTGAAATTGTGGGCAGCCGTTGGTTTAATGGTTACATCGGCTGTATTTCAAATGGCATTTTGAGTTGGTTTAATGCCGGCGAGTTACTTAAAGTTATTGTGGCCTCAGCCTGCATTTTTGGGCTGGAATGGCTGCTTTGTTACTTCCTTTATAGGAAAAAGGTGTTTTTTAAACTATAA
- the kdpF gene encoding K(+)-transporting ATPase subunit F: MLALFIVAIAVFIYMVYVLLKPEKF, from the coding sequence ATGTTAGCACTATTTATTGTAGCAATCGCTGTATTTATTTATATGGTGTATGTATTGCTTAAACCCGAAAAATTTTAA
- the kdpB gene encoding potassium-transporting ATPase subunit KdpB, whose product MKSDQNTLFRGDQVKEAFKQSFIKLNPRILFRNPVMFTVEIGTAVMLVVTIFSFANKSQGSFAYNFTVFIVLLLTVLFANFAEAIAEARGKAQAESLRKTREETPARLLVDGKESRVMSSMLKKGDVFICETGDNIPTDGEIIEGIATIDESAITGESAPVIRESGGDKSSVTGGTKVLSDRIKVMVTTQPGESFLDKMIALVEGASRQKTPNEIALTILLAGFTLIFVIVCVTLQPFADYANTPITIAAFISLFVCLIPTTIGGLLSAIGIAGMDRALRANVITKSGKAVETAGDLDTLLLDKTGTITIGNRKATNFYPTVGIAENDFITACVLSSLADETPEGKSIVELAQQGSDKLSVIAPKDSVFIKFTAETRSSGLDTPDGIRVRKGAFDSIRNIALKAGNAFPADVEENVKKISSNGGTPLVVSQNEKILGVIELQDIIKPGIAERFERLRKMGVKTVMVTGDNPLTAKFIAEKAGVDDFIAEAKPEDKMNYIKKEQQGGKLVAMMGDGTNDAPALAQADVGVAMNSGTQAAKEAGNMVDLDNDPTKLIEIVEIGKQLLMTRGTLTTFSIANDVAKYFAIVPALFMVSIPALKALNIMDLHSPQSAILSAVIFNAIIIPMLIPLALRGVEYKPIGASALLRRNLLIYGLGGVIVPFIGIKLIDLIIATFI is encoded by the coding sequence ATGAAATCTGATCAAAATACATTATTCAGGGGCGATCAAGTGAAGGAAGCTTTTAAGCAGTCGTTCATTAAGCTCAATCCCCGTATATTATTCCGTAACCCGGTAATGTTTACCGTTGAGATAGGTACCGCCGTAATGCTGGTGGTAACCATATTCTCTTTCGCAAATAAAAGCCAGGGCAGCTTTGCTTACAACTTCACCGTTTTTATAGTGTTGCTGCTAACCGTGTTGTTCGCCAACTTTGCCGAAGCTATTGCCGAAGCACGCGGAAAAGCACAAGCTGAAAGCCTGCGCAAAACCCGTGAAGAAACACCTGCAAGGTTGCTTGTTGACGGGAAAGAGAGCCGCGTAATGTCATCCATGTTAAAAAAAGGCGATGTATTCATCTGCGAAACAGGTGACAATATCCCTACTGATGGCGAAATTATTGAAGGTATAGCCACTATTGACGAATCTGCAATTACCGGTGAATCTGCACCGGTTATCCGTGAGTCGGGAGGTGATAAATCATCTGTTACCGGCGGCACCAAAGTTTTGTCAGACAGGATAAAAGTTATGGTTACCACACAACCCGGCGAAAGCTTTCTGGATAAAATGATTGCCCTTGTTGAAGGAGCTTCGCGCCAGAAAACACCGAATGAGATCGCACTTACCATATTACTGGCCGGTTTTACGCTCATCTTCGTGATCGTTTGTGTTACCCTGCAGCCTTTTGCTGATTATGCCAATACGCCTATCACCATTGCCGCCTTTATATCGTTATTTGTTTGTTTGATCCCTACAACAATCGGTGGCCTGCTATCGGCCATTGGTATTGCCGGGATGGATAGGGCATTACGGGCAAACGTAATAACAAAATCGGGCAAGGCTGTTGAAACTGCCGGCGATCTGGATACCCTGCTGCTTGACAAAACAGGCACCATAACAATCGGTAACCGTAAGGCAACTAATTTTTACCCTACCGTTGGCATTGCTGAAAACGACTTTATCACTGCCTGCGTTCTGAGCTCATTAGCTGATGAAACGCCTGAAGGTAAATCAATTGTTGAACTGGCTCAGCAGGGCTCCGATAAACTGTCGGTAATAGCACCCAAAGATTCGGTGTTTATAAAGTTTACCGCCGAAACCCGTTCAAGCGGTTTGGATACACCGGATGGTATCCGTGTAAGGAAAGGCGCTTTTGATTCTATCCGTAACATCGCCCTTAAAGCCGGCAACGCTTTCCCTGCAGATGTAGAGGAAAATGTTAAAAAGATCTCGTCAAACGGCGGCACTCCGCTGGTAGTATCACAAAACGAGAAAATCCTGGGTGTAATTGAACTTCAGGATATTATTAAGCCCGGCATTGCAGAACGTTTTGAGCGCCTGCGCAAAATGGGTGTAAAAACAGTTATGGTAACTGGTGATAACCCTTTAACTGCCAAATTTATTGCTGAAAAAGCTGGTGTGGATGATTTTATTGCCGAGGCAAAACCGGAGGATAAAATGAACTACATTAAAAAAGAACAGCAGGGCGGCAAGTTGGTAGCCATGATGGGAGATGGAACAAATGATGCTCCTGCACTTGCACAGGCCGATGTTGGCGTGGCAATGAACAGCGGCACACAAGCGGCCAAAGAAGCCGGTAACATGGTTGATTTGGACAACGACCCTACGAAGCTTATTGAAATAGTAGAAATAGGCAAGCAACTGCTGATGACCCGCGGAACACTTACCACCTTCTCCATAGCTAACGACGTAGCCAAGTATTTCGCTATTGTTCCAGCGCTGTTCATGGTATCTATTCCCGCTTTAAAGGCATTAAATATAATGGATCTGCACAGTCCGCAATCTGCCATATTATCGGCAGTAATATTTAACGCTATCATTATTCCAATGCTTATCCCATTGGCTTTAAGAGGTGTTGAATACAAGCCGATAGGTGCGAGTGCACTGCTACGCCGCAACCTGCTTATTTATGGCCTGGGTGGCGTGATTGTACCTTTTATAGGGATCAAATTAATTGATTTAATAATAGCAACATTTATATAG
- a CDS encoding LytR/AlgR family response regulator transcription factor, producing MLGKVKILVVEDEILIAESLRMMLENLGHEVPAIFTSGTEAIRNFRPGLADIIIMDIELANNTNGIDTAIELKKMGDPPIIFITNNTDERIRKKAIYQTSALHYVPKPFTKLDISIAIDLTLKLAGDRETASRKAHEFSHLMNDSIFIKDEGSFKKIMTGDIRFLKADGSYCFLYLKKDHIMFCENLSFLEGKLSFAKNLVRVHRSYIVNINYITKIQDNRLWIEEEEIPIGATYKKDLSDLLRFI from the coding sequence ATGTTAGGTAAAGTAAAGATCTTAGTTGTTGAGGATGAAATACTGATTGCCGAGTCGTTAAGGATGATGCTTGAAAACCTCGGCCACGAAGTACCCGCGATTTTCACTTCGGGTACAGAAGCAATCAGGAACTTCAGGCCCGGGCTGGCCGATATCATTATTATGGATATTGAGCTGGCCAACAATACAAATGGTATTGACACCGCCATTGAACTAAAAAAAATGGGAGATCCGCCTATAATTTTCATTACAAACAATACCGATGAGCGGATTCGCAAGAAAGCTATTTACCAGACCAGCGCCCTGCATTACGTTCCTAAACCTTTCACCAAACTCGATATCAGTATAGCTATTGACCTGACGCTTAAACTGGCGGGCGACAGGGAAACGGCATCAAGAAAAGCCCATGAGTTTTCTCACTTAATGAACGACTCGATATTTATTAAAGATGAGGGCAGTTTTAAAAAAATAATGACTGGTGATATCCGCTTTTTAAAAGCCGACGGGAGCTACTGTTTCCTGTACCTTAAAAAAGATCATATCATGTTTTGTGAAAACCTCAGCTTTTTGGAAGGGAAACTATCCTTTGCAAAAAACCTGGTACGCGTTCACCGGTCATACATTGTAAATATTAACTATATAACCAAAATACAGGATAACAGGCTTTGGATTGAAGAGGAAGAAATCCCTATCGGCGCCACCTATAAAAAAGACCTTAGCGACTTACTGAGGTTTATTTAA
- a CDS encoding porin codes for MYKKIILISLFASAVITAKAANSSDTTKVVADPPLVFSGSVDTYYKADFSGHPNIGTSFANENNSVSVGMIDLALKKKVGKAAFVGELSFGPRSDQSIPTSGYHIQNLYVSYDVTDKFNLTAGYMATFVGYEVISPAGNFNYSTSYLFTNGPFQNAGFKATYAFSDKVSLMAGIFNNKWNYYSSLSADNTTYGDVSTFGAQLMIAPVKGWTAYLNLVTGSYSGTEFDLTTAYQITGAFKLGLNAATFKAPNNGGGFDGVALYPQLAVSPAVTFGLRGEYFKVKDNGGNVKGITVTSNIKAGPLTIIPEVRFDSKSSDFGTVFTDSNGALTNHASQFVLAAVYAF; via the coding sequence ATGTATAAAAAAATTATATTGATAAGCCTTTTTGCTTCGGCTGTAATTACAGCTAAGGCCGCTAATAGTTCTGACACTACAAAAGTTGTTGCTGATCCGCCGCTGGTATTTTCAGGATCTGTTGATACTTATTATAAGGCTGATTTCTCAGGTCATCCAAACATCGGTACCAGCTTTGCAAACGAAAACAATTCCGTATCAGTGGGTATGATTGATCTGGCCCTTAAGAAAAAGGTAGGCAAGGCAGCCTTTGTAGGCGAGTTGTCTTTCGGCCCCCGCAGCGATCAGTCTATCCCTACTTCAGGTTACCATATCCAAAACTTATACGTTTCATACGATGTTACCGATAAGTTTAACCTTACCGCAGGCTACATGGCAACTTTTGTGGGTTACGAAGTAATTTCACCTGCCGGTAATTTCAATTATTCTACTTCTTATTTATTTACCAACGGGCCATTCCAGAATGCAGGCTTTAAAGCTACTTACGCTTTCAGCGATAAGGTAAGCTTAATGGCAGGTATCTTTAACAACAAATGGAACTACTACTCATCATTAAGCGCTGATAACACAACTTATGGTGATGTATCTACTTTTGGTGCCCAGTTGATGATTGCCCCGGTAAAAGGGTGGACCGCTTATCTGAACCTGGTAACCGGTTCATACTCGGGAACAGAATTTGACCTTACTACCGCTTACCAGATAACCGGTGCATTTAAACTGGGGCTTAACGCCGCTACTTTTAAAGCACCTAACAACGGTGGTGGTTTTGACGGCGTAGCGCTGTACCCGCAATTAGCGGTATCGCCTGCTGTAACCTTTGGTTTAAGAGGCGAGTACTTTAAAGTGAAAGATAATGGTGGCAATGTAAAAGGTATTACCGTTACCTCAAACATAAAAGCCGGACCGTTAACTATTATTCCTGAAGTAAGGTTTGACAGCAAGAGCAGTGATTTTGGAACTGTGTTTACTGATAGCAATGGTGCGCTTACTAACCATGCTTCGCAATTTGTACTGGCTGCTGTTTATGCTTTCTAA
- the kdpA gene encoding potassium-transporting ATPase subunit KdpA, producing MNTEIIGVVFTYLLTLALAIPFGRYIARVFKGEKTWLDFMAPVDRFIYRFSGIDTKKEMNWKQHLYALLTINSVWLIYAFVCLMSQGHLPLNPDGNPGQSPDTAFNTAISFLVNCNLQHYSGESGATYFTQHFVFMFLHFVSAATGIAALVVVFRALKDKVTDKLGNFWEYFVKSITRILLPLSFVIAVIFAFNGMTTSYKGKDTFISMQGDTVHVSRGPVAALVAIKHLGTNGGGWFGANSAHPIENPNYLTNTVELVAQVLIPIGLVFALGFYLNKKKFAWVIFGVMTLGMLLLMIPTINAELNGNPAITHMGVSQPTGAMEGKEVRFGPANSAYWSIMTTIISTGSVNSMHDSAMPVSGMMMLFGMMINCFYGGCGVGILNFYIFVIVAVFISGLMVGRTPEFFGRKIEAREMKIASIIALLHPFIILVGAAISSYVVMHVPGADWAVKPSSWLNNPGNHGFSEMLYEYTSSAANNGSGFEGLGDGNIFWNVTTGIVMVLGRFLPIIGPLAIAGLLANKKYIPESAGTLKSDTTTFGIMVFAVIAIIAALSFFPALTLGPIAEHFSLK from the coding sequence ATGAACACTGAAATTATAGGTGTAGTTTTCACTTACCTGCTCACCTTAGCGCTTGCCATTCCTTTTGGCCGTTATATAGCCCGCGTTTTTAAAGGCGAAAAAACGTGGCTTGATTTTATGGCCCCTGTTGATCGCTTTATATATCGCTTCAGCGGTATCGACACAAAAAAGGAAATGAACTGGAAACAGCATTTATATGCCTTGCTTACCATTAACAGCGTTTGGCTTATTTATGCTTTTGTATGCTTAATGTCGCAGGGGCACCTGCCTTTAAATCCGGATGGCAACCCGGGCCAGTCGCCCGATACTGCCTTTAATACAGCTATCAGCTTTTTAGTTAACTGTAACCTGCAGCATTACTCCGGCGAATCCGGTGCTACCTATTTTACACAGCACTTTGTTTTTATGTTCCTTCACTTCGTATCAGCGGCAACAGGTATTGCAGCACTGGTAGTGGTTTTCAGGGCATTAAAAGATAAGGTAACTGATAAACTGGGAAACTTTTGGGAATACTTTGTAAAATCTATCACCCGTATCCTGCTTCCCCTTTCATTTGTAATAGCTGTAATTTTTGCCTTTAACGGAATGACCACCAGCTACAAAGGAAAAGATACTTTTATAAGCATGCAGGGCGACACCGTCCATGTATCACGCGGGCCGGTAGCGGCTTTGGTTGCTATTAAACACCTAGGCACAAATGGTGGTGGCTGGTTTGGTGCTAACTCTGCTCATCCTATTGAAAACCCCAATTATTTAACAAACACCGTTGAACTGGTTGCCCAGGTACTTATACCTATAGGTTTAGTATTTGCCCTTGGCTTTTATTTGAATAAGAAAAAGTTTGCCTGGGTAATTTTTGGAGTTATGACGTTAGGAATGCTCTTGTTAATGATCCCTACTATAAATGCCGAACTGAATGGGAACCCCGCGATTACGCATATGGGAGTTAGCCAGCCAACCGGTGCAATGGAAGGTAAAGAAGTACGGTTTGGACCGGCCAACTCTGCTTATTGGAGTATCATGACCACCATAATTTCAACAGGATCTGTTAACTCAATGCACGACAGCGCCATGCCTGTATCCGGTATGATGATGCTCTTCGGCATGATGATCAACTGCTTTTATGGCGGCTGCGGGGTAGGGATCCTTAATTTCTACATCTTCGTGATCGTCGCTGTATTCATTTCGGGATTGATGGTTGGGCGGACACCTGAATTCTTTGGCCGAAAAATAGAGGCCAGGGAAATGAAGATCGCTTCAATAATAGCGCTGCTCCACCCCTTCATCATCCTGGTAGGTGCCGCAATCTCGTCATATGTAGTAATGCACGTTCCCGGTGCCGACTGGGCTGTAAAACCATCCTCATGGCTTAACAATCCGGGTAACCACGGCTTTTCAGAAATGCTTTACGAGTACACCTCATCAGCAGCAAATAACGGTTCAGGTTTTGAAGGCCTGGGCGATGGTAATATTTTCTGGAACGTTACTACAGGTATTGTAATGGTGCTGGGCAGGTTTTTACCAATTATCGGGCCGCTGGCTATAGCCGGTTTATTAGCCAACAAAAAGTATATTCCTGAATCTGCAGGTACGCTTAAAAGCGACACTACAACTTTTGGAATAATGGTTTTTGCGGTTATCGCCATTATTGCAGCGCTATCATTTTTCCCGGCCTTAACACTGGGACCTATTGCTGAACACTTTTCCTTAAAATAA
- a CDS encoding K(+)-transporting ATPase subunit C — protein MKTYLLPSIKLTIILIVITAGIYPLAIAGIGKFTPGHGDGETISYKGRVVGYANIGQKFTKDEYFWSRPSAVDYNAAGSGGSNKGPSNPDYLKDVEKRIQEFLKHNPGVKRSDIPAELVTASGSGLDPDLSPAGAKVQVARVAKVRNLSAAQVEKLVEDHTEQPLLGLFGPPKVNVLKLNVALDELKK, from the coding sequence ATGAAAACGTATTTATTGCCATCCATTAAGTTGACTATCATATTGATAGTAATAACTGCCGGAATATACCCCCTTGCAATTGCCGGAATCGGAAAATTTACACCGGGACATGGCGATGGTGAAACCATCAGCTACAAAGGCCGTGTTGTTGGCTATGCCAACATTGGCCAAAAATTCACAAAAGATGAATACTTCTGGTCCCGCCCGTCTGCCGTTGATTATAACGCTGCAGGGTCAGGAGGCTCAAACAAAGGCCCGTCAAACCCAGACTATTTAAAAGATGTTGAAAAACGCATCCAGGAGTTTTTAAAGCACAATCCAGGCGTAAAACGTTCGGATATCCCCGCCGAACTGGTAACAGCTTCAGGTAGTGGTTTAGACCCTGATCTGTCGCCTGCCGGTGCCAAAGTACAGGTAGCACGTGTTGCTAAAGTACGTAACCTGTCTGCGGCACAGGTAGAAAAATTAGTGGAAGACCATACCGAACAACCCCTTTTAGGATTATTTGGTCCTCCAAAAGTTAACGTACTAAAACTAAACGTGGCACTTGACGAGCTAAAAAAATAA